The DNA sequence TTTGCCTTTTTCTGGGTACCATCGGAACCATCGTTTTTTTCATTGCCGGAATCTATGCTTTGGTTGGAAAAATTCTCGGATTCGCACTGTTTGGTTGGTCTTCAACGGTTTTAAGCATTTATTTCCTCGGATCAATTCAACTTATTTTTCTGGGAGTTGTGGGCGAATATGTGTATCGCATCTATAAAGAATCTCAAAACCGTCCTATCTATCTGGTCAAGAAGTTTTACGATGCCGACGCTGAATGATGGAAGAAAGAAAACTGAAGCTAATTTTTATAATTCTCGCATTGGCAATGCTGTTTGCAATGCTACTGATCAGTCGTGATGCCGGCATTTCGGGCGACGAGGAAGTTCATTACAAGCAATCTGAAATGGTATATCACTATTTCAGTAGTCTTGGTGCCGACCAATCTTCGCTTAATACACCCCAAACCCATCTTAAATACTACGGACAATCGTTCGATAATTTGGTTACTATCTTCATTCACTGGTTCGGCATTGAAGATATATACACTTTCAGGCATCTGATGAGCAGTATCTCCGGTTGGCTTACCATTCTGGTAACAGCTTTATTTGCCGCATACATTTCAGGATATGGCGCAGCAATTCTGGTATTGCTCCTGTTCGCCGTTTCGCCCACATTCCTGGGTCATGCCCAAAATAATCTGAAAGATATTCCTTTTGCTTTGGCTTACATCTCAAGTATTTATTATTCGCTTCGCGTCGTTTTTACTGAAGGTAGACTAGTCAGAAAAGATGTTTTACTTTTGATTTTAAGCATCGCTTTATCTATCGGAATTCGTGCCGGTGGGATTCTGGTTATTTTTTACCTCGGCTTTTTCATGTTTCTGAAATTTATTTTGGATGTAATTCAGCGGAAAATACCTGATTTCGAAAACATAAAACGGCAACTGATTCTATTCTTCGGAATATCTATTTCAGGATATTTGTTGTCATTGATTTTTTGGCCTTATGCGCTGCAAAATCCGATACTCAATCCATGGAAATCGTATCAACTGATGACTCATTTCCCAACAACTGTAAGGCAAATTTTTGAAGGAAATTTCGACTGGTCCGATTTTCACCCGTGGTACTATTTGCCTAAATACATGGCGATTACCATTCCAATTGTTGTTTTTGCCGGAATATTGCTGTTTTTTCTGACTATTAGGAAACAGTATTCCGACAAACAGAAAATTCAGTTGCTTTTGCTGGGTTTCAGTATTCTGTTCCCAGTTGTTTTTGTTTTACTGAAACAGTCTAATTTATATGGTTCGTGGCGTCATTTTTTGTTTGTTTATCCCGGAATTATTCTCATCGCTGCTCTTGGATTTTATGCGCTTCTAAGTCGCTATAAACAACGGATTGTTCGGCTTTCAGTCGTTGTTTTATTCCTGATTTTGGCAATTCATCCAGTTTGGTTTATGGCAGCAAACCATCCGTATTATTACCTGTACTACAATCAGTTTACTGGTGGACTGAAAGGTGCTTATGGAAATTACGAAACCGATTATTATTACCACAGCATGCGCCAGGGAGCCGAATGGCTTCAGGATTACTTGAAAAGTAAGTCCAATAATACCAAAATTGTTGTTGGCGCAAATTTTCCCAGCCAATGGTTTTTCAGAAATGATAAAGACATTGATTTTGTATATTTTCCCTGGCAAAAGCGTAGCGAGTATAATTGGGATTACGCCATTGTTGCAAATAGCTATATTCCGCCTTTCCAATTAAAAAATAAAATCTGGCCGCCATCCAATACAATTCATACTATCTTTGCTGACGGAATCCCGATTTGTGCAGTCATTGAGAGGGTTACAAAAACTGATTTTGAAGGTATTCAGGAACGGAACAAGGGCGATAACATTAAATCTGCGTTGTTATTTGAAAATGCTGTGGGGTTTGACCCGAAAAATGAGCTGCTCTGCTATAAATTTGCTGAAGTTTTACTGGCAACAGGGAAGGTTGATGAGACTAATCAGATGCTGGCTAAGTGTTTGAAAATTAATCCAGATTATGAAATGGCTCTGATTTTATTGGGAGACGAAGCACTGAAAAGTGGGGACGTTCAAAAAGCTTCCAAGTTTTATGAACGTACGATTCAGGCAAACAGAAAGTATTATGGCGCTTACCCAAAGCTGGCCGGAATTTATGCTGAAACCAATGTTCTGAAGGCTCGTCGGATTCTGAAAGATTGTCTGAAACTGAACTCAAGATATAAACCAGCCCTGGAAGCTTTGGCTGATACATACCGGAAATCGAATCCGGAGATTGCACGGAAATATGATGAAATGAGCCAGAAAGTTAGTAACTCAAAAAATTAAAATTAATAATCTGGCGAATTCCATCTGGCAATTAAAAAGCAAATTATTAACACATGAACTGATACTGAAAATAAAATAACTTTTAAAATTTGAAGCAATGAAAAAATCACTAATGTTGGCTCTTGTAAGCCTAATGTTTGTTGGTGGAATGACAAAATTGTATGCTCAGGAAGATTCGGCTAAGGTCGCCGAAGAACCAAAAGATACTATTTCGATTGACACTATGGATCCAGTTTATTACGAAGATGAAGCAACCAAGGAATCATCAAATACGTTGACTTATGCCATTATTGGCGGAATTGTTGTGATTGGTGGTGCGGCTTTCTTTTACATTAAAAAGAAAAAAAAGTAATTAATCGGTAAACACCATAAATGAAGCTCTTCGGAAACGGGGAGCTTTTTTTGTGCTTATTCTGTTTGAAAGTTTAGATCGTCAATCGGTGCCTTAAAATTTTAACTTTCGGGATATTGGTTTTAAAATTTTATTTCAGTAACCTACTTAATTTCTTCTTATTAAATGCATACATTTTACTTATTAGTAAGTATATTTGTCACGAATAAAACGCATAAACGATGTCGGTAACACGCGAAAAAATACTGGAACTTGCTGAAGAATTAATACTGAACAAGGGATATAATGGCTTCAGTTATCAGGACATCTCGACTGTAATGGGAATTAAAAATGCAGCGGTGCATTATTATTTTCCCAGTAAAGATAACCTGGGTGTCAGCATTCTTAAAACCAATGTTCAGCGATTCGAAGAAATGGTTGAGAACATGCAAAACCGCAATTTTGACGAATGGCAGCAGTTGGAATCGTTCATGAAAATATACCTGAAAAGCAACCGCGAAAACAAGATTTGTCTGATTGGTTCGCTCGGAACTGATATCAATACCCTGAGCGACCCAATGCGCGTTGAGTTACAAAAAATGGTTGACCGAATTATCCTTTGGCTCGAATCGATTCTGCAAAGTGGCCGTGAAAAAGGACTTTTCCAGTTCAACATTCCGCCGCGTGATCAGGCTCTTTCTATTTTGTCATCGCTGGTTGCCGGTCTTCAACTGGCGCGTATTCTGAGCAAATCAGATTTTAAGAATATACATCAATCCATTTGGGAAAGTATTACCCCGCCAGGAAATGAAGATAAAAGCAAGGAGCATGGGGCATAGAGCAGAAGGGAGACTGGAACCCAGGAAAGGGAGTTTCCAACTTTAGGCACATCACACTTCTTAAAACAGTAGTTTGTAAATCAGTAAAATAGTAAATCATGAGAAGAGTAGTAATTACCGGATTGGGAGCAATTACCCCGCTGGGGAATTCGGTTTCCGAATATTGGAATACACTGACTCAGGGGAAAAGTGGAGCAGCAACAATCACAAGATTTGATGCTTCCGGATTAAAAACCAGGTTTGCCTGTGAAGTAAAGAATTTCGATCCGCTGCGATACATGGAAAAGCAGGAAGCACGAAAAAACGATTTATTTTCGCAATATGCCCTGGCAGCGACCAATGAATGCGTTAACGATTCCGGAATTGACTTTGATAAGGTTGACCGCAATCGTTGCGGTGTAATCTGGGCAACTGGTATTGGCGGAATAGGGACCTTCGAAAATGAGATTCGGGAATATTTTTCGCCTGAAGCAAAGGGTCGAATCAGCCCGTTTTTCATTACCAAGATGATTCCCAATATGGCTTCCGGATTAATTTCAATCAAATACGGTTTGCACGGAGCCAGTTATGCTACTGTTTCAGCCTGTTCTTCTTCGAATCATGCCATCACCGACTCGTATAACCTGATTAAAATGGGGAAGGCCGAAGTTATGTTGGCCGGAGGTTCTGAAGCCCCGATAACCATTTCGACAGTTAGTGGGTTTAGTGTAATGAGGGCACTTTCGGAACGAAACGATAGCCCTGAAACGGCTTCGCGCCCCTTTGATGAAGCCCGCGATGGCTTTGTTTTGGGCGAAGGTGGAGCGGTTTTGATGCTTGAAGAACTTGAGCATGCGCAACGGCGCGGAGCCAAAATCTATGCTGAAATGACTGGCTATGGATTGGCATCGGATGCATACCACATCACTGGTTCGCATCCTGACGGGCTGGGCGCTCAATTGGCCATGACCGAAGCCATGCAGGAAGCTGGTTTAAAGCCGGAAAATATTGATTACATCAATGCCCACGCTACCTCAACACCGGTTGGCGATCTCAGCGAAACAAGAGCGATTTCAGTCATTTTCGATTCTTGTTTGGATAAGGTCGCTGTAGGAGGTACCAAATCGATGACCGGGCATTTGCTCGGGGCTGCTGGCGCCATTGAGGCCATGTGTTGTGTATTGGCCGTTAATAACAATGTGATTCCTCCAACAATCAATTTGCAGAACCGCGATGCTGCTATCGATTCACGGATTCGGGTTGAACAATCGCTTTGCAAACAGCCGGTTAACGCCGCTTTAAATAATTCATTCGGCTTTGGAGGGCATATTGTAAGTACGCTTTTTCAGAAGTATAAAGAATAAGTAACTTCAATCCATAAAATAAAAAACCACAGAAGTTACAAAGTTTCAGGAGAGATCACAGAGATACTTTTCTCTGCGATCTCTCCTTTTTTTCTTTGCTAACTTCTGTGGTTAATTTTTAAAGGAAATCGCTTAATTAAGAAGCTTCTGTAAGGAATAGATATCTTATTACAACCAGGGCGAAAAGTAAATACATCATCCAATGTACATTCTTTGCTTTCCCGGTAATTACTTTCAGCAAAGTATAGAAAATGATACCAGCAGCAACACCATTGGCAATACTGTAAGTAAATGGCATCATGACTATACAGATAAATGCAGGTAAGCCTTCAGTAAAGTCTTCAAAATCGATTTCTTTAATCGCCGAAACCATCAGCAAACCAACAATAATCAGAGCTGGTGCAGTTGCCGCGTTAGGAATTAAAGTAGCCAAAGGAGCTAAAACCAGAGCCAAAAGGAAAAGTAAACCGGTAGTTACAGCAGTTAAACCGGTACGTCCGCCTTCGCTAATACCTGCAGCACTTTCAACGTATGCAGTTATAGTGCTGGTTCCCATCAATGCCCCGAAAGAAACACCAAACGCGTCAACCAACATGGCTTTACCTATTTTTGGCGAGTTACCATCTTTGTCAATCAAACCGGCTTTATTGGCTGTTCCAACAAGCGTTCCGAATGTATCGAACAATTCTACAAAAGTGAAAGTGAACACCACGGTCCAGATCCCCATACTTAAAGCGCCTTTGATATCGAGTTCGAAAACAGCAAGGTTCGAGAAATCAGGGAGTGAGAAAGGTGAGAAACCTTCGGCAATTTTGGTAACTCCCATGGGGATACCAATAATGGTTGTAACAATAATACCGATCAACAATGATCCTTTCACACGCATGGCCATTAAAGCTGAAGTAATGGCAAGTCCAATCAGGCAAAGCAGCATGGCCGGATTTTTAAGGCTTCCAAGTCCAATATTCCATTCGAAGAACAGTAAGTTCGACTGACCTTTGGTGGCATTTAAATGTTCCAGAGTTGGAGGAATCACGTTAGCCGAAACAGCCATGATTTCTGACAATTTCAGGCCAATAATGGTAATAAATAAACCGATACCAACGGTAATCGCAACCTTTAGCGAATGAGGAACTGCAACAACCAGAATCTGGCGGACTTTCGTAACGGTTAAAAGAATAAAGATCAAACCGGAAATGAACACCGCACCTAAAGCAACACGCCATGGCATTCCAACCCCAGCTAAAGCTACAGTGGCAAAGAAGGCATTCAAACCCATTCCAGGAGCCAATGCAATCGGGAAATTGGCAACTAAACCCATTGCGATGGTCACAAAACCGGCAGCAATGGCAGTAGCAAAGAAGATAGCATTCTTATCCATTCCGGTAGCCGAAAGAATATTCGGGTTCAGGAAAAGGATGTAAGCCATAGTCATGAAGGTAGTGATACCTGCAATGATCTCGGTGCGAACAGTCGTTTTGTTCTCCTGCAGCTTAAAAAACTTAGTGATAAATTCCATAGAATATCAGATTAGAAAGTGTATTTCAATGCAGCAGTCGGATTGATCATGAAGCCATCATGACCGGCAAAATTGCTGCTGATTTCAACTTCGCTACCGATAGCAAATTTCTTGGTGCAGTTGTACCACAATTGAGGTTCAGTCAAGAAGATAAATTTCTTTTCGTTTGCGGTTTTCCATCCATCCGCTGACACCATATGTCCTTCTCTCCAGAAATCAGCAAAACCATCAAATCTTAACTTTCCTTTTGCAAAATCAAAATACCAAACTGCTGTTAACTGGAAGTTATTTGGTTTGGAGTCAGTCGTATTTGCAATGTTTTTGTATAAAGCTTTTAACGAAAATCCTTTGGAAAAATCTTTTGCATTCCATGAATAATCAACCCCTGTTAACCATGCATTACTGATATTATTAGCTGCTCCATAAGAATTGAACAAACCGCCATTATACTCGACATGCCAGCTAAAGGGTGATTTTCCTAGCTTGAAGCAACGGGCAATTTCGAAATAGGCCAGCGATGGACTATTCTTCACTCCATTCGATCCGTAATCCATGTCGATAAAAAAGAAAGTGTTTCCGGTTTTATCAGGACGGAACATTTCAACAGTTGTGGTTATGTAACCACGATCTTTCCCCATGTCGTAATGAGTTTGTAGATTCTGGGCAAATGTGCCCAATGTGAGCAAACTAACAAATAGAACAAGGACTAATTTCTTCATAATGTAATCTTTAAGTTGTAAGTGATTTAAATGCTAAAAATAGTTAAAAAAATATTTCTGATTCTTTATTGTCATTCGTACAGCATAATTTGTTACGAACAGGTTTCTAACAATTTTCTTTGGCCTGAAATCCAGTCATTTAACCGTACGTCGAATCAAAACCTGAAAATATTTTCATATCTTCATCGACCAAAAGTTCCGGTACTGTTGTTATAACCGGAAACAAGCACTGCAAATTCGCTCGTATTTCGATAACCAACTAAACCATTCGAGATGACACAAATTTCAAGAAGGCAGTTTATTCAAGCTGGGCTGATAGGAGCCGCAGCTGCTTCAACCGGGTTTGCCGGTATGTCATACATCAATCCGACTGATTCGATGATTGATCGTGTGAAACTGGGGAAAACCGGGTTGATCGTTCCTCATCTGGCGCTTGGAACCGGAACTCACGGAGGAAAACAATCTTCAGACATGACCCGTATGGGCATTCAGAATTGGTTAAAAATTGCCCGTTATGCTCAGGAAAGGGGAATGACTTTTTACGATGCCGCTGATCTTTATGGTTCGCATCAAAATGTGAAAGAAATCCTGAAAGAAGTTCCGAGAGAAAAAGCAACTTTGCTTTCGAAAATCTGGACACGCCCTGAAGACTGGAATAAAGACGCCCCCAAGGCAACCATAGATCGGTTCAGGAAAGAAACCGGATCGGAGTATTTTGATATACTATTGCTGCATTGCATGACCAATGAAAAGTGGAAGGAAGAAAAAAAACCATACATTGAGGCACTTTCGGAAGCCAAACAAAAAGGGATTGTGAAAGCTGTAGGTCTTTCGTGCCATAGCTTTGAGGCCTTGAAAGTTGCTGCCGATGATCCTTGGGTTGATGTAATTCTGGCGCGCATTAATCCTGAGGGTGTTATCATGGACGCCAGTCCCGATGAAGTGATGGCTGTACTTAAAAAAGCACACGATCGCGGGAAAGGAATCATTGGAATGAAAATTTTTGGAGAAGGCAAACTGTCGGAAGAAAGTCAGCGCGAAAAGTCATTGAGGTATGTAATTGGCAGTAAGAATGTTGACTGCATGACCATCGGAATAACCTCTGTTGATCAGGTAGAAGATGTGGTAAAACGCATTTCGCGCATTGTAAAAGAAGTATAAATTCCGGAGCCTGAAATTTGAAACAATTTGATATGAAAAGAGTTAAACTCATAGAACTTTATGCCGAGGCATTCAAAAAAAACTGGGAATTACCAGCTTTTAGCGACTTTCAGGGTTCTACCTGCACTTACGGTGAAGCGGCACAAATCATCAGGCAAATTCATGCTTATTTTCGCGAATCCGGAATCCAAAAAGGCGATAAAATAGCTTTACTTGGACGTAATTCTTCCAATTGGGCAATTTCATTTTTAGCGATTTCAGGATATGGGGCAGTTTCGGTTCCGGTTTTACCCGATTTTAATCCGGAAGACATTCATCACATTCTGAACCATTCCGAATCGGTATTTCTTTTTGCTGCCGATGGCCTATTTGAAAAGCTGAGCAGAGAGCAAATTCCTGCAATTACAGGCATAGTAAGCCTGACGGATTTCTCTGCCCTTTCATTTCTCCGTCAGGAAGAAAAAGATCGCTGGGTCAAATGTTTTACAGTTGATTATGCCGGAAAATCAACTCCGGAGAATTTTGAGTTGGACGAGTATCAAGATGAAGACTTAAGCATCATCTCGTATACCAGCGGAACATCAGGTTTCACTAAAGGAGTAATGATTCCTTCGCGAAGCTTACTGTCGAACATCATTTATGCACAGGAACATATGCCGTTGCAGGCTGGAGACCGAATTGTCTCTTTTCTGCCGATGGCGCACGTTTTTGGGTTGTTGTTCGAGTTTCTTTTCCCGGTTTCGGTAGGTTGCCATGTTACTTTTCTTTCGAAAGCACCCACACCGCAACTTATTGTTAAGGCTTTTCAGGAAGTAAAACCCCGGCTCATCCTTTCGGTACCATTGGTTGTCGAGAAAATTTACCAAAAAAGGATATTGCCTGCTCTCGAAAAACCAATCGTAAAGTTTTTGCTAAAAGTACCTGGAATACAGATGATTTTGTATAAAAAAGTGCGTGCCAGCCTGGTTGAAACGTTTGGTGGTCGTTTCCACGAAATCGTTATTGGTGGTGCGCCACTCAATCGCGAAGTGGAGACTTTCTTCCGGAAAATTAAATTTCCGTTTACGATTGGTTATGGAATGACGGAATGTGGCCCATTGGTTTCGTATGAGCCCTGGTCAAGCTTCCGTCCCTCTTCTGCAGGGAAACTGGTTGACCGGATGGAAATTCGAATTGACTCACATGATCCTTATAACGAGGTTGGTGAAATACTGGTTAAAGGAAATAATGTGATGCTTGGCTATTATAAAAACGAGAAGGCAACTGCGGAAACCATTGATAATGAGGGCTGGCTGCGTACAGGCGACCTTGGAATTATTGATCACGACAATTTTATATACATCCGGGGACGCAGCAAAAACATGCTACTCGGGCCATCGGGACAGAATATTTACCCTGAAGAAATGGAAGCTAAACTCAGTAATTTTCCGTATGTGCTTGAATGTGTGATTACTCTGCGCGAAAAGAAGTTGGTCGCATTTGTTTTTCCCGATCCGGAACTGATTGAGAAAGAAAAACCTGGTGAAAAACGACTGAATGAAATCATGGCTGATAACTGTAGGCAGGTGAATAAAGTACTTCCTAAATTTGCACAGTTAAACTCAATTATTTTGGTTGATAAAGAATTTGAAAAGACACCGAAAAGAAACATCAAACGATATTTATACACTTAGCAAATTGGCCATAGCTTAGAAAACAAAAAAGCCAGTCGAGAATCGATTGGCTTTTTTTCTGTTACAGAATTTTTGGTGGATGGATGAATATAACTATTCACTACTGTTAATCCTTAAACAAAGTTTTTTGTAACCCTATTTTTAAAATTATTTTGAGTAATGTTCAAAATTTTACGCGAATGGTCGATGTTTGCATATGAAACGACCAGTTTTGAGAAAATAAGATTTACAACCACTTCTCGATGGCCGTGTTTAGGAACCGGTTTACAGGCGATAATTCTTTAAATGCAGCTATTATTTTACCCACAAAAGCATCGCCGCTAACATCTGAATCCGAAATTCGTGAAGTGAAGGCATACGATTTGTATTTGAGCAAATCAATTTCAGGAAAATCCTTCGGAAAACCTTTGGGAGCAGTTTTCAACTTATCGTCGTACATTTCAGGGTACATTGTACGAAATGAATTGCTGTTTATAAGATTTTTAAACTCTTCCGGATGATCAAAAATCTCAGTTCGTAAAGCCTTTAGCGAATCGGCAGGTGGACAGTAAGCGCCACCTCCAACAAATGAACCTCCGGGTTCGATATGCAGGTAATAACCTGCCCCAACACTTTTCCGGCCTCCTTTGGCAATAAAACTTCCCATATTGATTTTGTAAGGCGTTTTATCGGGTGAAAAGCGCACATCCCTGAAAATTCGAAAGACACAGTCTTTGGGATTCTGGTTGCCTATTTCAGGATCGAATTTGTTTATTTCGTGAATAATCAGTTCGGTAAGAAAAAGAACTTTTTTGCGGCTCTCTTCATATCTTTTGCGGTTTTGGTCAAACCATTCCTTGTTGTTGTTTACTTTCAGTTCCGAAAGGAAATTCAATACTTCCTGCATATGATTAGATTTTAAACATTCATTCAAGCCTAAAATATAAATTTCCTGATTAACGCAGATCGTTTGCATTCACATTTCTGAAAATACAAATCGATTTCGTTTAGATTAAGAAGACGTATTATTAAGGATCGTCATTGCTAGGAATGAAGCTATCTAACAATCAACAGATTGCTTCACTTTATTCGCAATGACGACACTACAAAAGTTACGACAATGCGACTATGGCTTAATTACCAATTTTGTATCAATCTGGGTTATTAAAGTCAACAGCTGTTGCTCTTTGGTAATGAAGTAGTGATGCAATTTCTGCTATTTTTTGCCAGTATTAATCCCAAAAGGCCAATATAGGGGGCAAAAACTGATCAGGCTTGTTAACACAAACACTACGGCCAGAACCAGAAGGATAATTCCTAAAGTGCCGGTAATTACATTGGTGAAGAATAAAACTGCAAAAACAACTGCAACCAGTATCCTGATCACTTTGTCAATGGTACCCATGTTATTTTTCATTTTTGTTTTTTTAGTGTGATTAAAAAATAGTTGTCAATACATTCATTAATTGTTGTTTGGTATGAACCCCGGGCTGTTTGTATTTGATCTCACCGTTTTTGAAAATCATGAGGGTAGGGACGCTCTGTATTTGGTAACGTGCCGCAATGTCCTGATTTTGATCTACATCAATCTTTATAACACGTACCCGTTCGCCAAGTTCATTTGCAACCTCTTTTAAAATGGGCGACTGCACTTTGCATGGGCCACACCACAGTGCATGAAAGTCGATGATAACCGGTTTTGTATCGCTTATGATTGAATCAAAGTTTGCTTTCATAATTGAAAAATTAGACTTTATACGTTAAACTTCCGTTTGGGCATGATGCTACACACTGCAAACATTTGGAGCAAGTGTAACTGCTTCCGGGTTTTATCATTGCAGGTTTGTACAAGCTGTATTTGGCCGGTTCCATGGCTACGATGTAGCATTTTTTGTCGCAGATTCCACAATTCTTGCAGGTATCTTCATTCAGTTTAATCCTGAAAATTGAATATTTGTTGAGTAGCCCAGAGATCCAGGCAATCGGACAACCGATTTTATGATACTGATACATCTGCTTGATTTTGCTGTCTTCGCCGCCCATACTCATCATCATTTCCATGATGAGACCCATGGGGCAAACCCACCGGCAAAATACTTTTCCGAATATCACTCCCAGAAAAATGCCGTAGAATAAAATGTACCACAACGAAATGTGAAATTGCGAAATGCCCAGATACAGCGAAACTCCCAATATCGTCAGGATGACCATCCTGTTGCGAACCAATTTTTTTAAAACCTTTCTCATTTTCTTATTCTGAAGTTTTACATTCCGGGCAAACGTGGAAATTTGCCTACCTTGGTTAATTTCGAATAGGTTCCCCAACCCTTTTTCATCCAGTGGCCAACAACAGGCATCGGGATTAAAAACGATTTTTGGCTGTTTCTGAAAACAAAGGCAGCCCCATCGCCAGTATCCATCACACACAAGA is a window from the Aquipluma nitroreducens genome containing:
- a CDS encoding LPXTG cell wall anchor domain-containing protein, whose amino-acid sequence is MKKSLMLALVSLMFVGGMTKLYAQEDSAKVAEEPKDTISIDTMDPVYYEDEATKESSNTLTYAIIGGIVVIGGAAFFYIKKKKK
- a CDS encoding TetR/AcrR family transcriptional regulator; protein product: MSVTREKILELAEELILNKGYNGFSYQDISTVMGIKNAAVHYYFPSKDNLGVSILKTNVQRFEEMVENMQNRNFDEWQQLESFMKIYLKSNRENKICLIGSLGTDINTLSDPMRVELQKMVDRIILWLESILQSGREKGLFQFNIPPRDQALSILSSLVAGLQLARILSKSDFKNIHQSIWESITPPGNEDKSKEHGA
- the fabF gene encoding beta-ketoacyl-ACP synthase II; this translates as MRRVVITGLGAITPLGNSVSEYWNTLTQGKSGAATITRFDASGLKTRFACEVKNFDPLRYMEKQEARKNDLFSQYALAATNECVNDSGIDFDKVDRNRCGVIWATGIGGIGTFENEIREYFSPEAKGRISPFFITKMIPNMASGLISIKYGLHGASYATVSACSSSNHAITDSYNLIKMGKAEVMLAGGSEAPITISTVSGFSVMRALSERNDSPETASRPFDEARDGFVLGEGGAVLMLEELEHAQRRGAKIYAEMTGYGLASDAYHITGSHPDGLGAQLAMTEAMQEAGLKPENIDYINAHATSTPVGDLSETRAISVIFDSCLDKVAVGGTKSMTGHLLGAAGAIEAMCCVLAVNNNVIPPTINLQNRDAAIDSRIRVEQSLCKQPVNAALNNSFGFGGHIVSTLFQKYKE
- a CDS encoding NCS2 family permease, translated to MEFITKFFKLQENKTTVRTEIIAGITTFMTMAYILFLNPNILSATGMDKNAIFFATAIAAGFVTIAMGLVANFPIALAPGMGLNAFFATVALAGVGMPWRVALGAVFISGLIFILLTVTKVRQILVVAVPHSLKVAITVGIGLFITIIGLKLSEIMAVSANVIPPTLEHLNATKGQSNLLFFEWNIGLGSLKNPAMLLCLIGLAITSALMAMRVKGSLLIGIIVTTIIGIPMGVTKIAEGFSPFSLPDFSNLAVFELDIKGALSMGIWTVVFTFTFVELFDTFGTLVGTANKAGLIDKDGNSPKIGKAMLVDAFGVSFGALMGTSTITAYVESAAGISEGGRTGLTAVTTGLLFLLALVLAPLATLIPNAATAPALIIVGLLMVSAIKEIDFEDFTEGLPAFICIVMMPFTYSIANGVAAGIIFYTLLKVITGKAKNVHWMMYLLFALVVIRYLFLTEAS
- a CDS encoding DUF5020 family protein, which translates into the protein MKKLVLVLFVSLLTLGTFAQNLQTHYDMGKDRGYITTTVEMFRPDKTGNTFFFIDMDYGSNGVKNSPSLAYFEIARCFKLGKSPFSWHVEYNGGLFNSYGAANNISNAWLTGVDYSWNAKDFSKGFSLKALYKNIANTTDSKPNNFQLTAVWYFDFAKGKLRFDGFADFWREGHMVSADGWKTANEKKFIFLTEPQLWYNCTKKFAIGSEVEISSNFAGHDGFMINPTAALKYTF
- a CDS encoding aldo/keto reductase, with amino-acid sequence MTQISRRQFIQAGLIGAAAASTGFAGMSYINPTDSMIDRVKLGKTGLIVPHLALGTGTHGGKQSSDMTRMGIQNWLKIARYAQERGMTFYDAADLYGSHQNVKEILKEVPREKATLLSKIWTRPEDWNKDAPKATIDRFRKETGSEYFDILLLHCMTNEKWKEEKKPYIEALSEAKQKGIVKAVGLSCHSFEALKVAADDPWVDVILARINPEGVIMDASPDEVMAVLKKAHDRGKGIIGMKIFGEGKLSEESQREKSLRYVIGSKNVDCMTIGITSVDQVEDVVKRISRIVKEV
- a CDS encoding AMP-binding protein, producing MKRVKLIELYAEAFKKNWELPAFSDFQGSTCTYGEAAQIIRQIHAYFRESGIQKGDKIALLGRNSSNWAISFLAISGYGAVSVPVLPDFNPEDIHHILNHSESVFLFAADGLFEKLSREQIPAITGIVSLTDFSALSFLRQEEKDRWVKCFTVDYAGKSTPENFELDEYQDEDLSIISYTSGTSGFTKGVMIPSRSLLSNIIYAQEHMPLQAGDRIVSFLPMAHVFGLLFEFLFPVSVGCHVTFLSKAPTPQLIVKAFQEVKPRLILSVPLVVEKIYQKRILPALEKPIVKFLLKVPGIQMILYKKVRASLVETFGGRFHEIVIGGAPLNREVETFFRKIKFPFTIGYGMTECGPLVSYEPWSSFRPSSAGKLVDRMEIRIDSHDPYNEVGEILVKGNNVMLGYYKNEKATAETIDNEGWLRTGDLGIIDHDNFIYIRGRSKNMLLGPSGQNIYPEEMEAKLSNFPYVLECVITLREKKLVAFVFPDPELIEKEKPGEKRLNEIMADNCRQVNKVLPKFAQLNSIILVDKEFEKTPKRNIKRYLYT
- a CDS encoding DUF2461 domain-containing protein, coding for MQEVLNFLSELKVNNNKEWFDQNRKRYEESRKKVLFLTELIIHEINKFDPEIGNQNPKDCVFRIFRDVRFSPDKTPYKINMGSFIAKGGRKSVGAGYYLHIEPGGSFVGGGAYCPPADSLKALRTEIFDHPEEFKNLINSNSFRTMYPEMYDDKLKTAPKGFPKDFPEIDLLKYKSYAFTSRISDSDVSGDAFVGKIIAAFKELSPVNRFLNTAIEKWL
- a CDS encoding YgaP family membrane protein, translated to MKNNMGTIDKVIRILVAVVFAVLFFTNVITGTLGIILLVLAVVFVLTSLISFCPLYWPFGINTGKK
- the trxA gene encoding thioredoxin produces the protein MKANFDSIISDTKPVIIDFHALWCGPCKVQSPILKEVANELGERVRVIKIDVDQNQDIAARYQIQSVPTLMIFKNGEIKYKQPGVHTKQQLMNVLTTIF
- a CDS encoding 4Fe-4S binding protein — encoded protein: MRKVLKKLVRNRMVILTILGVSLYLGISQFHISLWYILFYGIFLGVIFGKVFCRWVCPMGLIMEMMMSMGGEDSKIKQMYQYHKIGCPIAWISGLLNKYSIFRIKLNEDTCKNCGICDKKCYIVAMEPAKYSLYKPAMIKPGSSYTCSKCLQCVASCPNGSLTYKV